One Massilia sp. 9096 genomic window carries:
- a CDS encoding aldo/keto reductase, with product MPQGIKNRRDFLAMAATSAGAGMLPSLGAAAPAAGAAEGQGSGAGSSPRQAGRAKQLFKPEYRFGLGGVPIGNEFEVVTDADAYKTLEASWAAGVRYYDVSPWYGLGSAERRFGNFLHNQPRDSYLLSSKVGKLLKASPNNKSKELFPFANSPNNLVFDYTADGVRRSIEDSLQRLGVDHIDVVFVHDISPDNKYLPRPWQEEFEIAKKGAFPALSRMRDERIIKAWGIGVNTPEPIIRVIQESDPDVCLLASQYSLIDHKTALDKVFPVARQHGVGFVVGSALNAGFISGSPRYNYGDERWKIPPEHIAKRDKLRAVANQFGVDLRTAALQFSAAPDLAYALIVGAHTEAQALANASSMKDTVPPAFWAELKRQGLIEQNAPVPQAKQA from the coding sequence ATGCCTCAAGGAATAAAAAATCGCCGCGACTTCCTCGCCATGGCGGCCACCAGCGCCGGCGCCGGGATGCTGCCATCGCTCGGCGCCGCAGCGCCGGCCGCGGGCGCCGCCGAAGGCCAGGGAAGCGGCGCCGGCAGCAGTCCGCGCCAGGCCGGCCGTGCCAAGCAGCTGTTCAAGCCGGAATACCGCTTCGGCCTGGGCGGCGTCCCGATCGGCAACGAGTTCGAAGTCGTCACCGACGCCGACGCCTACAAGACGCTGGAAGCGTCGTGGGCGGCCGGGGTGCGCTACTACGACGTCTCGCCGTGGTATGGCCTGGGCAGCGCCGAACGGCGCTTCGGCAATTTTCTGCACAACCAGCCGCGCGACAGCTACCTGCTCTCGAGCAAGGTGGGCAAGCTGCTGAAAGCCTCGCCGAACAACAAATCCAAAGAATTGTTCCCGTTCGCGAACTCCCCCAACAACCTGGTTTTCGATTACACCGCCGACGGCGTGCGCCGCTCGATCGAGGACAGCCTGCAGCGCCTGGGTGTCGACCACATCGACGTGGTGTTCGTGCACGACATCTCGCCCGACAACAAATACCTGCCGCGGCCGTGGCAGGAGGAATTCGAGATCGCCAAGAAAGGCGCCTTCCCGGCGCTCTCCAGGATGCGCGACGAACGCATCATCAAGGCCTGGGGCATCGGCGTGAACACGCCCGAGCCGATCATCCGCGTGATCCAGGAATCGGACCCGGACGTCTGCCTGCTGGCCTCGCAGTACTCGCTGATCGACCACAAGACCGCGCTCGACAAGGTGTTCCCGGTGGCGCGCCAGCATGGCGTCGGCTTCGTGGTCGGCTCCGCGCTGAACGCCGGCTTCATCTCCGGCAGCCCGCGCTACAACTACGGCGACGAGCGCTGGAAGATCCCGCCCGAGCACATCGCCAAGCGCGACAAGCTGCGCGCGGTGGCCAACCAGTTCGGCGTCGACCTGCGCACCGCCGCGCTGCAGTTCTCGGCGGCGCCCGACCTGGCCTATGCGCTGATCGTCGGCGCCCACACCGAGGCGCAGGCGCTGGCCAACGCCAGCTCGATGAAGGACACGGTGCCGCCGGCCTTCTGGGCCGAGCTGAAACGCCAGGGCCTGATCGAGCAGAACGCGCCGGTGCCGCAGGCCAAGCAGGCCTGA
- a CDS encoding GNAT family N-acetyltransferase, translated as MPVLAPVELLTPRLKLRWMTQADVDAHFALFSDPQVTRYLGRPAWTERAQAVEAIDKVLAHYASGEAMRLGVELRATGSLIGDAGLWRIDDANRRCDVGYSLARAHWGRGYAPEALEALLAYGFDTLGLNRIEADIDPHNTGSQRVLERLGFRKEGSMPERWIVDGVSADTAFYGLLRSYWEPRKQPAL; from the coding sequence ATGCCCGTACTCGCACCGGTCGAACTGCTCACGCCACGCCTGAAGCTGCGCTGGATGACCCAGGCCGACGTCGACGCCCACTTCGCCCTGTTTTCGGACCCGCAGGTGACGCGCTACCTCGGCCGCCCGGCCTGGACCGAGCGTGCCCAGGCCGTCGAGGCGATCGATAAAGTGCTGGCACACTACGCCAGCGGCGAAGCCATGCGCCTGGGCGTCGAACTGCGGGCAACGGGTTCGCTGATCGGCGACGCCGGCCTGTGGCGCATCGACGACGCCAACCGCCGCTGCGACGTCGGCTACTCGCTGGCGCGTGCGCATTGGGGCCGCGGCTACGCGCCCGAGGCGCTGGAAGCGCTGCTCGCGTACGGCTTCGATACGCTCGGCCTGAACCGCATCGAAGCCGACATCGACCCGCACAACACCGGCTCGCAGCGGGTACTGGAAAGGCTCGGCTTTCGCAAAGAGGGCTCTATGCCGGAACGCTGGATCGTCGATGGCGTGAGCGCCGACACCGCCTTCTACGGCCTGCTGCGCAGCTACTGGGAGCCGCGCAAGCAGCCAGCCCTCTGA
- a CDS encoding TetR/AcrR family transcriptional regulator — protein MDSAVSHPRSTRREARRDQLESTILLEAVRLFAERGYDGTAIADVADGAGLSKQNLMYYFPTKQALYTRVLDDVLDDWLARMASLADGDADTGAASEPGAVLRAYVRAKLRFSREQPLASRVYALEVIGGAKIYGEQIRRRVVPLLRADIAVFERWIAQGRIAPVNATHLLFAVWAMTQSYADFAAQMQLVLDRPQLGGDDFDQAERLITNMVLAAVGLAPASS, from the coding sequence ATGGACAGCGCCGTTTCGCATCCCCGCAGCACGCGCCGAGAAGCCCGGCGTGACCAGCTCGAAAGCACGATCCTGCTCGAGGCCGTGCGCCTGTTCGCCGAGCGCGGCTACGACGGCACGGCCATCGCCGACGTGGCCGACGGCGCCGGCCTGTCCAAGCAGAACCTGATGTACTACTTCCCCACCAAGCAGGCCTTGTACACGCGCGTGCTGGACGACGTGCTGGACGACTGGCTGGCGCGCATGGCGAGCCTGGCCGACGGCGACGCCGACACTGGCGCAGCGAGCGAGCCCGGCGCGGTCCTGCGCGCGTACGTGCGCGCCAAGCTGCGCTTTTCGCGCGAGCAGCCGCTGGCCTCGCGCGTGTACGCGCTCGAGGTGATCGGCGGCGCCAAGATCTACGGCGAACAGATCCGCCGCCGCGTGGTGCCGCTGCTGCGCGCCGACATCGCCGTGTTCGAGCGCTGGATCGCGCAAGGCCGGATCGCGCCGGTCAACGCCACCCACCTGCTGTTCGCGGTGTGGGCGATGACGCAGTCGTACGCCGACTTCGCCGCGCAGATGCAGCTGGTGCTCGACCGCCCGCAGCTCGGCGGGGACGACTTCGACCAGGCCGAACGCCTGATTACCAACATGGTGCTGGCCGCGGTCGGGCTGGCGCCTGCAAGCAGCTGA
- a CDS encoding PLP-dependent aminotransferase family protein: MDARSDPEWPVLAIDRQRRGSLVDQIVAAIAEMVNRRALPVGTKMPSVRQFAKSNGVSTFTVVESYDRLLHMGLLSSRRGSGFFVARSVADGSADACGDAAQPVQAPAPPGTVDALTADLYSGQSEALPVGSGWLPPEWYGESAILDAVRHAMKIPAGRLRGYGHPLGFPALRQHVASSLSDELFALEPEQVLLTHGATHAFDLVLRTLTRPGDVVLVEDPGYGNLLALVRHHGCIPVGIPRDAAGLDLDFLARAAAARQPKLMFVNTVLQNPLGTSLSPAQAHRLLGLAEQFDFWLVEDDIYRELAARGEASLAALDGLRRVIRVGSFSKTLSPVLRVGSICASSSLIPELVRVKMLTGLTTSEINERAVLDAVKNRAYRRQVERLVQQLDEARRRAIDRLAGAGLAPLARPRGGMFVSAGWPGPSTPERNGKRVAERALRAGILLAPGDFFSLETPSSTWFRFNAAYAAHDALLGFLHSIR; the protein is encoded by the coding sequence ATGGATGCACGCAGTGATCCGGAATGGCCGGTGCTGGCGATCGACCGCCAGCGGCGCGGCAGCCTGGTCGACCAGATCGTGGCAGCCATCGCCGAGATGGTAAATCGGCGTGCCCTGCCGGTCGGGACCAAGATGCCGTCGGTTCGACAATTCGCAAAGTCCAACGGCGTGAGCACTTTCACGGTGGTCGAGTCGTATGACCGCCTGCTGCATATGGGACTCCTGTCCTCGCGCCGCGGTTCCGGCTTTTTCGTGGCCCGCTCGGTTGCCGATGGGAGCGCCGACGCCTGCGGCGACGCGGCCCAGCCGGTGCAGGCGCCGGCGCCCCCCGGCACCGTCGACGCCCTGACCGCCGACCTGTACTCCGGCCAGTCCGAGGCGCTCCCGGTCGGGTCGGGCTGGCTGCCGCCCGAGTGGTACGGCGAATCGGCGATCCTGGACGCGGTACGCCATGCGATGAAGATCCCGGCCGGACGCCTGCGCGGCTATGGCCACCCGCTCGGCTTCCCGGCCCTGCGCCAGCACGTGGCGAGCAGCCTGTCCGACGAATTGTTCGCGCTCGAACCCGAGCAGGTGCTGCTCACCCACGGCGCCACCCACGCCTTCGACCTGGTGCTGCGCACCCTCACCCGCCCCGGCGACGTGGTGCTGGTCGAAGACCCCGGCTACGGCAACCTGCTGGCCCTGGTGCGCCATCACGGCTGCATCCCGGTGGGCATCCCGCGCGACGCGGCCGGGCTGGACCTGGACTTTCTCGCGCGCGCGGCCGCGGCGCGCCAGCCCAAGCTCATGTTCGTCAACACGGTGCTGCAAAATCCGCTCGGCACCTCGCTGTCGCCGGCCCAGGCGCACCGGCTGCTGGGCCTGGCCGAACAGTTCGACTTCTGGCTGGTCGAGGACGACATCTACCGCGAACTGGCCGCGCGCGGCGAGGCGTCGCTGGCCGCGCTGGACGGGCTGCGCCGCGTGATCCGTGTCGGCAGCTTTTCCAAGACGCTGTCGCCGGTGCTGCGGGTCGGCTCGATCTGCGCGTCGAGCTCGCTGATTCCGGAACTGGTGCGCGTGAAGATGCTGACCGGCCTGACGACCTCCGAGATCAACGAGCGCGCGGTGCTGGATGCGGTCAAGAACCGGGCCTACCGGCGCCAGGTCGAGCGCCTGGTGCAGCAGCTCGACGAAGCGCGCCGGCGCGCCATCGACCGTCTCGCGGGCGCCGGCCTGGCGCCGCTCGCACGCCCGCGCGGCGGCATGTTCGTCAGCGCCGGCTGGCCGGGTCCCAGCACGCCCGAACGCAACGGCAAGCGGGTCGCCGAACGCGCGCTGCGCGCCGGCATCCTGCTGGCCCCGGGCGACTTCTTCTCGCTCGAGACGCCGTCCAGCACCTGGTTCCGCTTCAACGCCGCCTACGCCGCGCACGATGCGCTGCTCGGCTTCCTGCATTCGATCCGCTGA
- a CDS encoding aspartate aminotransferase family protein, which translates to MNEARPRSMSSFWMPFTNNRDFKAQPRLLVSAKGMYYQDVDGNQVLDGTAGLWCVPCGHAQPRIVEAVSTMVGQLDFAPTFQMGHPAAFDLAEQLMDYTGHKFGHVFYTNSGSEAVDTALKIALAYHRARGEGSRTRLIGRERGYHGVGFGGLSVGGIGPNRKNFGPLLPGVDHLPHTHDLLKNAFSRGEPDFGVELADELERIVALHDASTIAAVIIEPVSGSTGVLVPPKGYLKRLREICSKHGILLIFDEVITGFGRLTTPFAADYFDVEPDMITTAKGITNGTVPMGAVFSKRFIHDAFMDAPPGIELAHGYTYSGHPLACAAGIATLQVFKEEGVLENARAIQPYWEDAVHSLRGLPYVIDIRTVGLVAGIELEPIAGKPGARAYAAFKKAFADGVLIRVTGDIIALSPPLVLEKAHIDQLFGKLSDVLKNLD; encoded by the coding sequence ATGAACGAAGCTCGCCCCCGGTCGATGTCGTCCTTCTGGATGCCATTTACCAACAACCGCGATTTCAAGGCCCAGCCGCGCCTGCTGGTGTCGGCCAAGGGCATGTACTACCAGGACGTCGACGGCAACCAGGTGCTCGACGGTACCGCCGGCCTGTGGTGCGTGCCGTGCGGGCACGCCCAGCCCAGGATCGTCGAGGCCGTGAGCACGATGGTCGGCCAGCTCGACTTCGCGCCGACCTTCCAGATGGGCCACCCGGCCGCCTTCGACCTGGCCGAACAGCTGATGGACTACACCGGCCACAAGTTCGGCCACGTGTTCTATACGAATTCGGGTTCTGAAGCGGTCGACACGGCGCTCAAAATCGCGCTGGCCTACCACCGCGCGCGCGGCGAGGGCAGCCGCACCCGCCTGATCGGGCGCGAGCGCGGCTACCACGGGGTCGGCTTCGGCGGCCTGTCGGTCGGCGGCATCGGCCCCAACCGCAAGAATTTCGGCCCGCTGCTGCCGGGCGTCGACCATCTGCCGCACACCCACGACCTGCTGAAGAACGCGTTTTCGCGCGGCGAACCGGACTTCGGCGTCGAGCTGGCCGACGAGCTGGAACGCATCGTCGCGCTGCACGACGCCTCGACCATCGCCGCCGTCATCATCGAGCCGGTATCGGGCTCGACCGGCGTGCTGGTGCCGCCGAAAGGCTACCTGAAGCGCCTGCGCGAGATCTGCAGCAAGCACGGCATCCTGCTGATCTTCGACGAGGTCATCACCGGCTTCGGCCGGCTCACCACGCCGTTCGCCGCCGATTATTTCGACGTCGAGCCGGACATGATCACCACCGCCAAGGGCATCACCAACGGCACGGTGCCGATGGGTGCGGTGTTCTCGAAACGCTTCATCCACGACGCCTTCATGGACGCGCCGCCGGGCATCGAACTGGCGCACGGCTACACCTATTCCGGCCACCCGCTGGCTTGCGCGGCCGGCATCGCCACGCTGCAGGTGTTCAAGGAAGAGGGCGTGCTGGAAAACGCCAGGGCGATCCAGCCCTACTGGGAAGACGCGGTGCACTCGCTCAGGGGATTGCCGTACGTGATCGACATCCGCACGGTCGGGCTGGTGGCCGGCATCGAACTCGAACCGATCGCCGGCAAGCCGGGCGCACGCGCGTATGCCGCGTTCAAGAAGGCGTTCGCGGACGGCGTCCTGATCCGCGTGACCGGCGACATCATCGCGCTGTCGCCGCCGCTGGTGCTGGAAAAAGCGCACATCGACCAGCTGTTCGGCAAACTGAGCGACGTACTCAAGAACCTGGACTGA
- a CDS encoding CoA-acylating methylmalonate-semialdehyde dehydrogenase — MTTHTGIIHHYIGGRVVEGVSGRHADVYNPALGEPCARVALASDEEVNAAVQAASAAFPAWSATPPLARARVLFKYLELCQQHTDDFAAMVTLEHGKTFSDAQGEVARGIEVVEFAVGIPHMLKGEFTDQIARGIDAWSMRQPLGVVAGITPFNFPVMVPMWMFPVAIACGNTFVLKPSERDPSASLLHARLLEEAGLPDGVFNVVQGDKAAVDAILDHPDIEAVSFVGSTPIAEHIYARGSARGKRVQALGGAKNHMVVMPDADMEMAVDALVGAAYGSAGERCMAISVAVAVGDAGDALVAKLAERTRALKIDDGAVAGAEMGPVVTLAAKQRIERLIGEGVEQGAELVVDGRGFKVPGRENGFFVGGTLFDHVQPSMSIYREEIFGPVLCVVRLPDIGSALALINRNEYGNGVAVFTRDGGVAREFVRQVQVGMVGVNVPLPVPRAFNSFGGWKKSLFGDHHAYGPEGVRFYTRHKAVMQRWPASGTGAASGGAEFAFPQMK; from the coding sequence ATGACAACGCACACTGGGATCATCCATCACTACATCGGCGGACGCGTGGTCGAAGGCGTGTCCGGGCGCCATGCCGACGTCTACAACCCGGCGCTGGGCGAGCCGTGCGCGCGCGTGGCGCTGGCCTCGGACGAGGAAGTGAACGCGGCGGTGCAAGCGGCCAGCGCGGCCTTCCCGGCCTGGTCCGCCACGCCGCCGCTGGCGCGCGCACGCGTGCTGTTCAAGTACCTGGAACTGTGCCAGCAGCACACGGACGACTTCGCGGCCATGGTCACGCTCGAACATGGCAAGACCTTCAGCGACGCGCAGGGCGAGGTGGCGCGCGGCATCGAGGTGGTCGAGTTCGCGGTCGGCATTCCGCACATGCTCAAGGGAGAATTCACCGACCAGATCGCGCGCGGCATCGACGCCTGGTCGATGCGCCAGCCGCTCGGCGTGGTGGCCGGCATCACGCCGTTCAACTTCCCAGTGATGGTGCCGATGTGGATGTTCCCGGTCGCCATCGCCTGCGGCAATACCTTCGTGCTGAAACCCTCGGAGCGCGATCCGTCCGCCTCGCTGCTGCATGCGCGCCTGCTGGAGGAAGCCGGGCTGCCGGACGGCGTGTTCAACGTGGTGCAGGGCGACAAGGCGGCGGTCGATGCGATCCTCGACCATCCGGACATCGAGGCCGTCAGCTTCGTCGGCTCGACCCCGATCGCCGAACATATCTACGCACGCGGCAGCGCCAGGGGCAAGCGCGTGCAGGCGCTGGGCGGCGCCAAGAACCACATGGTCGTGATGCCGGACGCCGACATGGAGATGGCCGTCGACGCCCTGGTCGGCGCGGCCTACGGCTCGGCCGGCGAGCGCTGCATGGCGATCTCGGTCGCGGTGGCGGTCGGCGATGCCGGCGACGCGCTGGTGGCCAAGCTGGCCGAGCGCACCCGGGCGCTCAAGATCGACGACGGCGCCGTTGCCGGCGCCGAGATGGGGCCGGTGGTGACGCTGGCCGCCAAGCAGCGCATCGAACGGCTGATCGGCGAGGGCGTGGAGCAGGGCGCCGAGCTGGTCGTCGACGGCCGCGGCTTCAAGGTGCCGGGGCGCGAGAACGGCTTCTTTGTCGGCGGCACGCTGTTCGACCATGTGCAGCCGTCGATGAGCATCTACCGGGAAGAGATCTTCGGCCCGGTGCTGTGCGTGGTGCGCCTGCCGGACATCGGCAGCGCGCTGGCGCTGATCAACCGGAACGAGTACGGCAACGGCGTCGCCGTGTTCACGCGCGATGGCGGCGTGGCGCGCGAGTTCGTGCGGCAGGTACAAGTCGGCATGGTCGGCGTGAACGTGCCCTTGCCGGTGCCGAGGGCGTTCAACAGCTTCGGCGGCTGGAAAAAGAGCCTGTTCGGCGACCATCACGCCTATGGACCGGAGGGCGTGCGCTTTTATACGCGGCACAAGGCGGTGATGCAGCGCTGGCCCGCATCGGGCACCGGCGCCGCCAGCGGCGGGGCGGAGTTCGCGTTCCCGCAGATGAAATAA
- a CDS encoding NAD(P)-dependent oxidoreductase, whose amino-acid sequence MIETLLHLPLAEGTHSALSDRFSDLAAPLTLRQAAIESARCLYCYDAPCTRACPTGIDVASFIRNIHDGNVDGAAMTILKQNIFGGACARVCPTEILCEDACVRNDDAEAQPVKIGLLQRHAIDHACFEGHPFKRAAGTGKTIAVVGAGPAGLSCAHRLAMLGHDVVVFEARAKAGGLNEYGIAKYKLPGDFAQREVEFLLSIGGIEIRHGYTLGVNLRLADLHARYDAVFLGIGLAASRQLGLTGEDAPGLAAAVDYIATLRQAGDLAALPVPRRAIVIGAGNTAIDMAVQLKRLGAEEVTMVYRRGFESMSATGHEIEIAKTHFVRIRTWAAPLEVLLDDAGRVCGMRFEQTRMQDGRLVASGGIIEIAADAVFKAIGQGMGPGALVDPLAMELERSGDKIIVDACLRTALPGVYAGGDCIAPGQDLTVQAVQHGKLAALAIHDDIQSKAEAAWPT is encoded by the coding sequence ATGATCGAGACGCTGCTTCACCTTCCGCTGGCCGAGGGCACGCATTCCGCGCTGTCCGACCGCTTTTCCGACCTGGCCGCGCCGCTGACCCTGCGCCAGGCCGCCATCGAAAGCGCGCGCTGCCTGTACTGCTACGACGCGCCCTGCACGCGCGCCTGCCCGACCGGCATCGACGTCGCGAGTTTCATCCGCAATATCCACGACGGCAACGTCGACGGCGCGGCGATGACCATCCTCAAGCAGAACATTTTCGGCGGCGCGTGCGCGCGCGTGTGCCCCACCGAGATCCTGTGCGAGGATGCCTGCGTGCGCAACGACGACGCCGAGGCCCAGCCTGTGAAAATCGGCCTGCTGCAGCGCCACGCGATCGACCACGCTTGTTTCGAGGGTCATCCATTCAAGCGCGCCGCCGGCACGGGTAAAACCATTGCCGTGGTCGGGGCCGGCCCGGCCGGGCTGTCGTGCGCCCACCGCCTGGCGATGCTGGGCCACGACGTGGTCGTGTTCGAGGCGCGCGCAAAAGCCGGCGGCCTGAACGAGTACGGCATCGCCAAGTACAAGCTGCCGGGCGATTTTGCCCAGCGCGAAGTCGAGTTCCTGCTGTCGATCGGGGGGATCGAGATCCGCCATGGCTACACGCTCGGCGTGAACCTGCGCCTGGCCGACCTGCATGCGCGCTACGACGCGGTGTTCCTCGGCATCGGCCTGGCCGCCAGCCGCCAGCTCGGCCTGACGGGGGAAGACGCACCGGGCCTGGCGGCCGCCGTCGACTACATCGCGACCCTGCGCCAGGCCGGCGACCTGGCCGCGCTGCCGGTGCCGCGCCGCGCCATCGTGATCGGCGCCGGCAACACCGCGATCGACATGGCCGTGCAGCTCAAGCGCCTCGGCGCCGAAGAGGTGACGATGGTCTACCGGCGCGGCTTCGAATCGATGAGCGCCACCGGCCACGAGATCGAGATCGCCAAGACCCATTTCGTGCGCATCCGCACCTGGGCCGCGCCGCTCGAGGTGCTGCTCGACGATGCCGGGCGCGTATGCGGCATGCGCTTCGAACAGACGCGCATGCAGGACGGGCGCCTGGTCGCAAGCGGCGGCATCATCGAGATCGCGGCCGACGCCGTGTTCAAGGCGATCGGCCAGGGCATGGGCCCGGGCGCGCTGGTCGATCCGCTGGCAATGGAGCTCGAACGCAGCGGCGATAAGATCATCGTGGACGCCTGCCTGCGCACCGCGCTGCCGGGCGTGTACGCCGGCGGCGACTGCATCGCGCCGGGCCAGGACCTGACCGTGCAGGCGGTCCAGCACGGCAAGCTGGCCGCGCTGGCGATCCACGACGACATCCAATCCAAAGCGGAGGCAGCATGGCCGACCTGA
- the preA gene encoding NAD-dependent dihydropyrimidine dehydrogenase subunit PreA, with protein sequence MADLSIDFCGIKSPNPFWLASAPPTDKAYNVIRAFEAGWGGVVWKTLGEDPPAVNVSSRYSALHGRNREVIGFNNIELITDRSLEVNLREIAAVKKAWPDRAMIVSMMLPCEEAPWREILPLVEATGADGIELNFGCPHGMPERGMGAAVGQQPDLIELVTRWCKTYTRLPVIVKLTPNITDVRAPARAALAGGADAVSLINTVNSITHLDLDRMVAYPIVGGASTHGGYCGAAVKPIALNMVAEIARDPATGALPISGIGGIGNWRDAAEFIALGAGSVQVCTAAMLHGFRIVEEMKDGLSRWMDSKGYENIPAFSRKAVPNTTDWKYLDMNYQVIASIDQEKCIACGRCYVACEDTSHQAIARMITAGPKGEGRRYEVKAPDCVGCNLCEITCPVEGCITMVPQPTGRPTMNWTQDPRNPRAQAVAAVE encoded by the coding sequence ATGGCCGACCTGAGCATCGATTTCTGCGGCATCAAGTCGCCGAATCCCTTCTGGCTGGCCTCGGCGCCGCCGACCGACAAGGCCTACAACGTCATCCGCGCCTTCGAGGCCGGCTGGGGCGGCGTGGTGTGGAAGACGCTGGGCGAGGACCCGCCGGCGGTCAACGTGTCCTCGCGCTACTCGGCGCTGCACGGCAGGAACCGCGAGGTCATCGGCTTCAACAACATCGAACTGATCACCGACCGCAGCCTGGAGGTCAACCTGCGCGAGATCGCTGCCGTGAAGAAGGCCTGGCCGGATCGCGCCATGATCGTCTCGATGATGCTGCCGTGCGAGGAAGCGCCGTGGCGCGAGATCCTGCCGCTGGTGGAGGCCACCGGCGCCGACGGCATCGAGCTGAATTTCGGCTGCCCGCACGGCATGCCCGAGCGCGGCATGGGCGCGGCCGTGGGCCAGCAGCCCGACCTGATCGAACTGGTCACGCGCTGGTGCAAGACTTATACGCGCCTGCCGGTGATCGTGAAACTCACGCCCAACATCACCGACGTGCGCGCGCCCGCGCGCGCCGCGCTCGCGGGCGGGGCCGACGCGGTCTCGCTGATCAACACCGTCAACTCGATCACCCACCTGGACCTCGACCGCATGGTTGCGTATCCGATCGTCGGCGGCGCCAGTACCCATGGCGGCTACTGCGGCGCGGCGGTCAAGCCGATCGCGCTGAACATGGTGGCCGAGATCGCGCGCGATCCCGCCACCGGCGCGCTGCCGATCTCGGGCATCGGCGGCATCGGCAACTGGCGCGATGCGGCCGAATTCATCGCGCTGGGCGCCGGTTCGGTGCAGGTCTGCACCGCCGCGATGCTGCACGGTTTCCGTATCGTCGAAGAGATGAAGGACGGCTTGTCGCGCTGGATGGATTCGAAGGGGTACGAGAATATCCCGGCTTTCTCGCGCAAGGCGGTGCCCAACACGACCGACTGGAAATACCTGGACATGAACTACCAGGTGATCGCCAGCATCGACCAGGAAAAATGCATCGCCTGCGGCCGCTGCTACGTCGCCTGCGAAGACACCTCGCACCAGGCGATCGCCAGGATGATCACGGCCGGTCCCAAGGGCGAAGGGCGGCGCTACGAGGTCAAGGCGCCGGACTGCGTGGGCTGCAACCTGTGCGAGATCACCTGTCCGGTCGAGGGCTGCATCACGATGGTCCCTCAGCCGACCGGCCGGCCGACCATGAACTGGACGCAGGATCCGCGCAACCCGCGGGCACAGGCCGTGGCGGCGGTGGAGTAG